The genomic stretch atgtatttgtCACAGGGGCTGAGCTGAACATACTTGCTATTTGTGGATTATAAAATACATCACCTTCAACAAGAGAACATACACTAGAAATACGAAACACATCTTCCAACACCACTGTGGAAGTACTTCCTGGCTCTAACGTAGCTTGCTTGTCTTTATGGTCTCTTACACCTTCATGAAAGATTTGACTAGAAGAATTCACATCCAATTCAGGAAGAGAAGACTCATCTGGTAACCCAAGCTGCAGGCTTTCTCTGGCATCCTGCACAGATTTGCCAACTTGCCTTTGTTTTTTATCATATGCATCACTTGCACGCACACTGTTTTTAACTATTCTGTTTCCATCAGCTGATTTGGTCTGTTGCAAATCTAAGTCTGCTTTCTGTACTGGAACACAGTCATCAGGTGATGAAGGAACAGTTTCTATTGTTCCTTTATCAGTATCTACCACagttaaaacatttttcccttcttcttgcaAGCTACATATGCTTCCTGCTTCAATCACTGGATAGGTTATATCTGTAGATGTTGGAAATTTGTCTGTCTCTTCACTCTGTGTTCTCTGTTTAGAAAGCACTAAAGGAGAGACAACTGCAACTTGGAGTTCAAAACTTTTTATCAAATTGGAACACAATGTATCATGTTTTTGTCCTACAGAAACAGTTGTTAAAGGCAAAACTGCTTCATTTGTACTAACTGAAACATTATTTTGCTCTCTATTATTTGTTGTGTTTTGAGTGTAAGGTAACAGTGACATTGGATTTGCTGTGGGGCTTTCATTTGATGGGCTATTTTGAACATTCACAGGTTCTGAAGCACGTTTTCTCCACAAGCCAAGGCATGCAGTTAGCTCTTCCACAGAGTAAGTACAATTGTTCTGTTCAGAACATGAATTTTCAGTAAATGGTGCTTTTTTCTGGGCTACCTCATTCTGGAAATTAGTTTCATCAGACCCCATTGCTTCTGATACAGGAGGGTTTGTGTGAACTATAAATGTCTGCTCACCTTTCAAACTTTCTACGTTCTTCTCAGTAGTATCTTTTAATAAGCTTCCATCTGAGCCCATTAAATCTACCAGTGGTTTTTCATTACAAAGGAGACTTGTCAGTATTTTatctgcagcagcaccagctctcttctctttcaaaatatttgtgcTGCTCAACACAAACTGAAGAAAGGATGAATTCCCAGGGTTAGCTGGTATGTTCTTTGCTACAATTTTGAAAGGCTGATCAGTTTGACTATAGCATGAAGTACTGTTAGAGGATGTCAAAGTTTTTTGAGAAGAGCTCAAGGCTGACACATCCTTTTCTTCCAAGATGGGAGCTCTCTCAGTATTATTTAATTGAGCTGGGAGTGTATTCTGAGCTTGAATGGGAAGGGAGCTGGATGAAAAACTTCCCTGCTCCATCTGATGATTACTTTGAGTCATCTCTAATCCTCTGTTGTCAACATTGGCCATGcttttatcatttctttcttcAGGAGAAGAATTAACAGTCAGATGTTGCTGACTCCCTGTCCTCACTGTTTCAGACAGGGAAGGTGCTACATTTTGATTGGGCATGTGGGGAAGAAAATTAGGGGGAGTATTTTGATAACACGGAGTAAGCACAGAAGTACTTTTGTCACGTTCTGAAGCTGCTAAGAGCTTTTTTTTATAATGAAACAGCCTTTCAAGTAGgagacatttttttttaatagaaagcagTTTATGAGCTTCCCAAGCTAGTCCATCCTTTGTAAATTTTGTTCCACCTTCTGTTGACGAACGCATTTGAGAATTAATAGGCACATTCATTAGATTAGCAGTCTGGCTTTCTTGAACTGAAGCAGTATCATTTGGCGGCTTTGAAGCTGCCACTGAAGGAACACTTGCTATTTCTTGCACAATATTATACAGTTCTTTGGAAATGCCAGTAGATGGTGTAGACATTTCATTAAAAGGCTGGTTTGCTGTCACATTTCCACTCAAATTACTGACATTTCTAACTGATTGACTGACTTCTCCAGACTGTTGTTTCTGCCAGTATTGCTGAGCACTGTTAAAACAAGAAGCATTTTTTTGATCCGATGGGCGCTTCTGATGGTTTAGGCTATATCCATTAGACCCATTTTGAACTGTCTGTGGAACACCTAGCAAAGATTGTGCTGCAGCTCTTGAATCACAGCTGGCAGGCAACAAAGATGGTGCAGAACATCCGTTACGAGTTTCCAGTCCCATCTGACTTGGTACATATTGCTGCAATGGTACTTTTACAGTAGTATTTTGACTCTGTGAGTGTGAAACTTGAAACTGATTACTGGGATAATATATTTGGTTTTGGACATGTTGTCCAGATGTACCAAGGGACAAAGAATTATTCTGGGAATGAGCATACTGACTGGATGACTGATTGATGAGTACTGGAATGCCTTGAGAAGCAGCAGGGCCATTCATGTTACATGGTGGTGGGCACCCCGCCTTTGAAGCATTAATGCATTCACGATTACTTTGATACAACATAGTAGGTCTCATAGAATTAAGCTGTGATACTTGCGGCCGCACAGTATAACCATTTGTGGTGACGTACTGATTCTGGGGTTCCCGAGGTATGTTCTGTGCATTATTTCCAGAGTTCATTCGAGAAAGTAGGGGAGCTAACTTCCTACGGGAATAAACATGTGCCTTAGAGTTTCGCCAAGGATTCTGAGTTATCTGTGTCTGCACATGGGATGCCTGATTAGGAGGTCTTGTTGCTGATGGTACCTGGGAAGGTGGACACCGATCAAGTGAATATGCTGAGGTAGCAAAGCCATTGCCAGCTACAGATGCTCCTGAAAAGGCCTGGTCTGAATTTTTGTATCTTTCAGCATTTACAGGAATGAAGGCAACATTTATATTGCTAGTTGGCAGAAATATCATTTGGTTATTTCCAGTATAACTGCATGCATTGTCAGAAGGATATGCATTTGCTTGAGGAAAAGCATGTGCATTAGAAAGCACCTGAGTATAACATGCTTCTTGACTTTGCAAGTTATTCTGTGCATCAGTATTCTGGAGTGGTCCTACATTCCAGTCCATCTtttctagatttctttttcttcagttcaaaACTCTTCTTCAGAAACCAAAACtctaaaaaataaagtcaaactTAGATCTATTTCCTATTAAACTTACCGACGAGTAATTTATTGTGCATTATGAACAGAACTATTCAACTTAAACTGCTAGACACAACAGCAACCTCATTGGCCCATCCTGTGGATATCAATGTTGTCAATGTTAAGTTGAGTAAATTAGAACACAATGAAGCTGAGTGGCAACAAGCAATTCTATTGACTTTCTAGTGAATAATAGAATCCTCAAATTATTCCAATAATCCTATTATCATTCAGCTTCTTAATTTAATGTTTACCTATGTTTACCTTCTCAttccaaaatgacagaaaaacaatGTATTCATATACCAGATGTTACAATAAGCAAAGCTTAAGCCCTGAGCAGAAGCACCTACAGAGTATAATGCAGGTATGCCTCCAAATATGACAAAATATGacaaaaagaaggagaaaatgaatGTGGGCTCAGTAAAGATCTCTCATAATACTGCATCCTACTCATCTTTATCTTACATGTCATTTTCTCCTCCTTGAAATTTGAGCAGTTACTAATTTGAGACTCACGAGTCTGACTCTAGTTAACAACAGGTAACTACAGCAAACCATTCCTAATTTTGTGACACAGCATTGAGTTACTCAGCAGGCCAAAAGCATGAAGCATGTAGATAGCATCACAAACTCTACTATTGCAGTGAGTGCATCTGCAGGAGGTGACAAGGTTGCAGACTTCTACCTCTTGATGTGTTTGCTATATTTCATAATCTATGTATTTAGACCAGGACACTGATTACTAGCAAGCCCAGCTGGATGAGCATGTTACCTCTGAATGACCTCTGAAAATTGTTAGAGCCAGCTTCTTCAGGCCAAACATTATTTCAGGATTCCAAATCAGAAAGCATAAAAACAATAACACTACCTACAAGCAGGAATATTGTTTTCATCTTGCTAAGTTCCTCTCAGTACAGTCAAACACACCTATGCCAAAAAGAACATCCCTTCAAGCAGGGTGCTAGACttaatttctaaacaaaatgttCCAGGTAATTTCTCATAGGTCACCCAAGGCTCCTGACTCTTTCATGAGGTCTCACTGATTTTAAGTGCCTCCTGATTTCAAACTCAGCATTAGAAGCATAATCCAGATATAGCCTGTAAGAGCCACAAAGTTAAAAAGTTCCAGCTGATTGCTCAAGTATTATTGTGAAGATTCATTCAAAGATAGCTGTATCACCTTTCACTCTCTCCTTTACTTTCTCTACTCTCAAATTAcatcaatacaaaataaaatagagaaaggaagtcacaaatgaaactgtaaaaaacaagaaaaacaaaaaaacccaaaacaacaaaaagtccAACAACAACACCCACACGACAACAGCACAAATCATCCAATTTCAACAACAACACTGAAGCAATACTCACAGTGACGTATGATTCTTAGGTGAGAACACAGGCTTTTGTATCCAAGCTAAAGATTTCAGACTGCCAATATTACACTGGATAATTCCTGAAAAATAATCAGTGGATAAAATAATCACCTCATTGACTTAGGTAGTTGCTGAAGCAATTTGAAACATTCAAACACCCAAATTATATTTCTGGAATGTATAAACAAGACTAAAATACCAGCTAGTAGTAATTATAAAATCCTTGTtagacaaacaaaaaacaattttgaGCACATGCAAAGACAGCTTAGTCTATCAAATATAAACAAATCAGTTAAGAGTAAAATTCAATTCTTGTCACTATCAAAATGTATAGATGAGGAACACTAGTTTATCATTATTAGCTGGATTAAGACAATGTTAAGTTTGCAATTGTGTTCACAACCTAAAAATACTATATATAACTTTAACACAGCAAAATATAAATACAGTGATGTTCAGCAGAAAGCACTTCTCTCAGAAGAACATTTGAGAAGATCAATATCAGAATGAACCTCCAAAAGTTAAAAAGACTATTCTTCATAAATGCCTATATCACTCTTCCTTCACCTGCTACACTCTCTTTTTGGCCACTGAAGTCTCAAAAATTATCAACAACTACTAAACTGGCCACTGCCAATTTTTCATTGAAGgtacacagaaaggaaaaggagagagaccCAATGAATGTAGGGGTGGTAGAACAACCCTTAGACAAATCTCCTATTACATAACTAAAGCCCCTATGACCAGGCTTTTCTATCAGATAATCTGTTTTAGGTGTGTCTCTGGCCTGTATTTTATGTAATCTCCCCAAATCACTCTTCAAAGACATCTCACTTTCTGTTTGCAGATACATTTAGGTGTCTTCTACCTCTGCGCATTCCAAGTGTCAGTTAGCACCGTTAACAGTATCCCAGCAACGAGAGGTGCTGGCAAAGCAGGATGCTCAGGATGCTGCTCGCCATGCCGTCTGTGGGCAGGGTCAGCGCTGTGTGGTTCATAAGCAGCAAGTACGGCCCAAAGGTTGGGATCTCAGAATGTGGGATGGGAATATCTGGGATGCCAGTAGTTGAATAAACAATTATGACTTCTAAGACTTTCCATATACTGCAGGAAGGTGAGACCATTAGGTTTGAAGAAAgcaaaggtgggggggagggtgTCTGTGCAACCTAATCATACAGTGTGAGATTACACCCAGACAGAATCACAGACCATTGCTGGAACTTACTAgcaaaaaaagagtgagagaTTAGGGCAATGCCTAATGTGAGTTAGTAAGTGCATGAGATAATCAGGCAGGGTAAAAGCTCTAACCCTACTGAGGGGGCTCTTTAGCAGGAGAGATCTCCCTCACTGGAGATGCAGCATGCCTGCAACCCTTATGCCTTGAGGCAGCAAGCACATGGGTCTACCAGCTGGTCAAGGTCTGCCATAGTGGCAGGGCTTCACCAGGGATTTAGGGTGCTGGTAACAACTACACTTCTGGGGTGGCAAGCGCACAGGTCTACTTAATAGTTGGGATCTTTCATGCTGGCAGTGCCTCACCAGGTATCTACTGCACCCAAACTTCACATCACTTGTAAACTAGTTTGAACTTGACCAAGGTGTTTAAATGAAAAGGCAGCAGTGAGCTGCaaagggaggggatgggggcaCTCAGCTATGAGCATTCCTAAATCTTCCGGGACAGAGCCCCTGTGTGAGGGGACAAGGGGATTCATCTTTTTGCAAATGTACTTAAACTGTTAAAAATTGATGACCAAATTGTTCAACATTCACCTAAGGAGTATATGCAGAAACACTCCAACCAGCAAACAGATTTGGTCATAGAGCAGACAAAGGCCCAAGAAATTAGGCTAAGGCCAAACCCTCTGCACTCTGCTCCCTGGAAGTAGGACAGTTACATGAAAAAAACAATTGCAATAGGATTTCAAAACTCAAATAGAACATCAAAACTCCCAGTTATGttaaaaatatgttgaaaaaggTCTTTCCTTTAGGAGCAAAAAGGTACAAATCTTAGCTCTATTACtatatgaaagaaagaaaataacatccTTTACTCATGAGGTGTTATCAGCAGTAAAATGACATTTGGAATACGCAGAGGTACAAGACACCACTCTGGAGCAaggttattagatgtttattaccttgaaatctcTGAATCTCAAGAGGAACCCCAGAAACCTTGCAGGGAAGCAACCGGGCTGTCTCAGGCAGCACAGAGCATCTGCCCATGGTGAGGTTCAGGGAGGCGTGGCTTTAAGGCAAATCAATAGGCTACAATACGGGGCACTGCGCATGCgctacagataacaagggaagcagtaattctttaagAGTACACAAGTACAGATGGACACCTATGCGGTGCAAgtctaagggtcgcgacctgccaTTTTTTATGGGTTCTGCACACAAAGTGTTTTGGCAGCTAGAGTAACTGCTTGGTCAGCATGGTCCTGTCTCTTCACCTATCTTCTGCTGTTTACCCACTGTTTACGTGGGgtgaatgaagaaggaaaatgaagtggTGAAGAGTTGCTTACAGGAATGGTGAATAAAGATAGAAGAGTTAAATATTCAGGGGGTAGAAATCAGAGCTCCTGGAGAGGCAATAGCTGATCCACGATGTCCTGCTGCAGAAGCTAATCACAAGAATGTAAGAGATGGAAAATAGCCCTAGAAGCACAgttataaaacaagaaaaagcctATGCCGTGAACAGCCAGTATCTTTAAGTACCAGCACTGTTATAATAAACTAGAAGGGGCTGAAAAATGTCCCAAGATATAGCAAAAATCTCTgattataaagaaaaatcaacGGAAAGATACAATTCAAACTTAAGTAATAGATGCAAGTAACCTTGAGTAATCTTGCTTTGGTAggtctttgttttgctttacagGGCAATCCTCTGAAAAAGAacttgaaaagcagcagcaagacaCAGTGATAGATTTGATGGTTTCAGCAAAACAATGAATCCAGGAACCAGAATAGAATAACATTAAAGGAAGATGACACAGATGAGTATCAGAGGATACTCGTACCTGTCTCATAACTGAGGGTAACAGCTGTGTATGTTTTTCTAGTAGTTAACCCTATATAACGCATGATCCTAAGGAAGGTGTAAACACCTTCCTTTTACAGGAAAGAAGAAGATGATGGTAAAAATCTATGCATAAATATAAAAACAGCTTATTTAAAATAAGGTGTAAAGTTTATCTATTTATTATAGAGAAGACCAGGAGAGACAGAGGAATGAAAAAAAGGTGACTGAGTATTTTGGAAGCTCCTATGAAGAGAAATATTCCAGCTTTTGGATGAAGATAACTGTTAACAATCTGTTGTTATCTATTACCTTTTAACAGGTTACACAGAAACCTCAGCATCCTATTGCACTCTTATACAGGGCTGAACACTGAATACAGTAGCATTTCCAAGACACAAAAGATCTTGCCAAATCACAGTTCTTCATGTTTTATCATATACTATGTCCCTTTTAAGCTCTTATATATGTTAAAATGAACTGcattattcttttaaataattattcattatttaagAATAAAGCATAATATTTTATGTTATACCTTGAGAAAGACATAATATTTGCAAGCAGTTCGCAGCCGTTACTCATTTCAATTACGTGTGCACATATGTATTCATATTTATGAGCATCACTTCATGTATTTACAAAAGATGCTGCACAATGGTGGGACAGATTGCTTGCTGGCAAACTCACATAAACCTTCCTATGAGTTCTGGGCCTAACTGCAAGCCTTCAATATCTCTGCTACCCTCTTCAACATGTCACTCATAAGACTAACAAGGGATTGGTAAAACAATCAACAAATGAGTAAAATAGGTAAACAATCATAGAAAGGTTATTAATCACTAATGTTATGAACAACTGGATACCATCCAGTCATGACCCTAttgtacattaaaaataatgttctcctcgGAATAATGCCCTTAAGGCTGCAGGGCTGCTACACGTGAAAACACATCCAGTTGTAAGGCTGTTTATAATAACTGTGCTAAGAATTGTCTAACTTTAGGCAGTTGCATGTAGCATACCTCTTGCTGACTATGACACCCTGTGGGCGGACTGATGCATCTGCTCCAGAACCCCTGAGAGGGGACAGTAGATATTGCTACAGCACAATCCTACCAGCGACGGGTCAGGCACTGCGACTGAGCCATGACATGGGGACAACTCCTGCACTCACAGGAGGTTTGAGATATTGCTGTATAATCATATGTATTAACACTCAATGACCTAGTGCGTCTGTCATGCAGTCCTTATTTGGGCCTCTAATTTTCTAAACAGCATTCTGTGATCCAGAGGatacttagaaaatgaaaaataatcattgataaaaactgaaaagcagcatgATGTTGTAGAAATACAAGTGTTACGTCAGAGTCAACATATCTTCCAGACCACAAGGCAAGTAGCTAATTGGTGGCAGGACATCTTTGATGGTTTTAGTTCCAATTCTACTGCTATTTTACACCTATTCTTGCACCCAGTACTTCTTTTACTTATCATTACCTTTGTATTAATACTTGTGGTAGTTGTTTTGTATATGAGAGTCTTTCTAATAGCTAAAAGTCTTACTGATGTAACCGGCAAATTAcaatttctttagaaaatatcAGCTGTGTGTGGATCGAGGGATTGAGCATATTGATCCTAACCAGAAGGCTATTGTATGTTGAGGAGTTAGTGAGCTGCACAGCAGTTGACCAAAGTAGGCACAGGCCCATGCTGTGCATTTCACTCGACCACTGGATGAACTTAGCCAACTGTGACAGCAAAACCTGCATGCATCTCCCACCTGGCACCTGGCGATTACACCATCTGCATGTCTTCGCTTATCGTGAGGTGAAGCAGCATGTTTTCATAGAACACCCTTTTGTTTGACAGTAGACATGAGGAATAGTGTTGTTTACTTCTAACAACATCCTTCAAAAGCTCTGAAGACCATAATGCTGGCAAACCTCACCACAGGTGGGAACTGTGCAGTGTGTCCTGCCCTGACTAGAAGACTGCCTGATGCTGTACAACTCAGGGTTCCCAGCATCTGTGGGGACATAAGGTTATCTATGATATCCCCTTTTTCCTTCTCACGTTATCTCcaataaatggatttttaatcAGTATCTTACatagtctgagtgcctttcttactgggatcCCTAATGAACTTGCACCAGTGCCTTACACACGCATAGTTTGCTCTCATGTTCTTGTCACCCTATCAGTTGTTGCCCATCCCCTGTTGTCAAGAGGGAGCTGCGTGGATTCACACACAAATGAGGAAAGAGACATTAACATAGGAAAGGCGCTTTTCGGCAAAGCTCCCTTTTAACAATTCAGGGTTTCTGCAGGGGCTCAATGAGCTTAGCATTGAAATGAGAGTTACAACCGGttagtgtggggggggggggttgtttattttttaaagtcatcTCTCTTGCAGACAAGTTCTTCAGAAACAGACAGCAGTCAGGTTGGTTTACAACTTTTAGAGCCTCTTGAGCTTTCCCTTCCATTAGGGCAAGTGTCACTGGCTCACTTGCAGCATAAGCccctttgcaaatattttaatcgGGCATAAAGAATGCTTCACGTCTCCTTTCTCTGTGCTCTTTAATGTGTCATTATAACCTGAAGCAGTTTGAAAGGCAAAACATTGATGATCAGATCGATTTCTGATTAAACTCATTATCCTCTCTCAGTTACAGTGCAGATACTCAGACAGGTTTGGTGTTCTCATTAGCTGCCCTTAAATCATTTACGCAGAAACTCACAGATGCAGCAACACTGCAGTCTGTCTTAGAGAGACAAgagtttcactgaaaaaaacctgGAGAATCCTGGTGCTCAGTTTCTCTAAACTCACACAACCAGGTGATACAACAAGCCTCAATCAATCACCATCCTAAGGAACATCTCCCAAGGAGGCTCTCCTCCAGtctgcctttctctccctctcttttctttttctttttttttttttttttgaaatcagcTTTCGTTTCTTACTAACTGAAGCAGTGGCTTAATAAGAAAAGTTGATTTGGATATGTTGGCCTGCACAGCATCTAGAGGTTACCACTACATTTACAAAAATCTGAGGCCGGAAGTTGTCATGGTATTGCTGTGATCCTGCAGTTGTGCTGCCTTCTGTGGTTAGGCCTACAGTTATCAGGTCTCTGTTTCTGACAGAAGTACTAAACTCCTGTCTTTCATCACTGCAGTTAGCAAATATATTGCTTGTTACTCACAGAATACCCAATACAAGATATCCGGTTACTAAAAGGCCTAAATTTATGAAAAACGCCTTATGCTAAACTTTTGGTCAATTCAGATCTAGTCATTCCTACTTGTCTCTATATATGACCATAGTACGCACACaagtggaaggaaagaagaagcttAGAACTGTTCTGCAAGCCCCAGTGGTAGTGATACGTGCTCTGTGCATCCCACCACTACACACACAGACATTTGCTTCTCTCACATTAGTTTCACAGATCATGCATTAGTTTGTGCTTCATGATGTAATTTTGAAAACtaaagaaggggagagaaaacacCTCTTCCCTCTCCCAATTTTACTTCTAAAAATGACAGTACCAGACCTACTGCACAGGAAGGAGCTTTTCCTTTCCACAATTATAAACttaaaattctgcatttaaaagCCAGTTGTAGCTTCCTATTTCATTACAAAGTCAGAGGATTAAGCCAGAAAGTTACCAAAAACTTTCTGCAAAGCATAAGCAAAGCACAAAACAGCAACATGGAATTCAAGAAAGAAATATAGGAACGTACTTTAGaatattttattcaataaaaaTGTCAGACATTACCTGGCtcaaatcagaaaaacaaaa from Dromaius novaehollandiae isolate bDroNov1 chromosome 1, bDroNov1.hap1, whole genome shotgun sequence encodes the following:
- the RESF1 gene encoding retroelement silencing factor 1 isoform X3: MDWNVGPLQNTDAQNNLQSQEACYTQVLSNAHAFPQANAYPSDNACSYTGNNQMIFLPTSNINVAFIPVNAERYKNSDQAFSGASVAGNGFATSAYSLDRCPPSQVPSATRPPNQASHVQTQITQNPWRNSKAHVYSRRKLAPLLSRMNSGNNAQNIPREPQNQYVTTNGYTVRPQVSQLNSMRPTMLYQSNRECINASKAGCPPPCNMNGPAASQGIPVLINQSSSQYAHSQNNSLSLGTSGQHVQNQIYYPSNQFQVSHSQSQNTTVKVPLQQYVPSQMGLETRNGCSAPSLLPASCDSRAAAQSLLGVPQTVQNGSNGYSLNHQKRPSDQKNASCFNSAQQYWQKQQSGEVSQSVRNVSNLSGNVTANQPFNEMSTPSTGISKELYNIVQEIASVPSVAASKPPNDTASVQESQTANLMNVPINSQMRSSTEGGTKFTKDGLAWEAHKLLSIKKKCLLLERLFHYKKKLLAASERDKSTSVLTPCYQNTPPNFLPHMPNQNVAPSLSETVRTGSQQHLTVNSSPEERNDKSMANVDNRGLEMTQSNHQMEQGSFSSSSLPIQAQNTLPAQLNNTERAPILEEKDVSALSSSQKTLTSSNSTSCYSQTDQPFKIVAKNIPANPGNSSFLQFVLSSTNILKEKRAGAAADKILTSLLCNEKPLVDLMGSDGSLLKDTTEKNVESLKGEQTFIVHTNPPVSEAMGSDETNFQNEVAQKKAPFTENSCSEQNNCTYSVEELTACLGLWRKRASEPVNVQNSPSNESPTANPMSLLPYTQNTTNNREQNNVSVSTNEAVLPLTTVSVGQKHDTLCSNLIKSFELQVAVVSPLVLSKQRTQSEETDKFPTSTDITYPVIEAGSICSLQEEGKNVLTVVDTDKGTIETVPSSPDDCVPVQKADLDLQQTKSADGNRIVKNSVRASDAYDKKQRQVGKSVQDARESLQLGLPDESSLPELDVNSSSQIFHEGVRDHKDKQATLEPGSTSTVVLEDVFRISSVCSLVEGDVFYNPQIASMFSSAPVTNTLNNGSSLEDNMSDPKEKEQQLDLCKDELKLRDNVLQGKGFLQTTLEELSGCMSKADKILDGIMISSSEKASSGSSLKTLSASEQKMSVNASCKHPENDSEILASINQELTQNSQGPSTGVTAEKNMFTVRRDSSTQDDTSGKNSIDEETNLFGGEPIRCLNNQLTELVKEFPYGIEGADMLTKDPVQSDSVAEWTENQPQKEIQTCNKNSDPVDQIQITLLRSEQMQELIPEHNEHSCSESHKAANQQAEKDSSEKKSLESNIQSGQSLCKEKEKTEKTSNPGREKQTYCCLMGWLSVEYAMPQCSCKSRTSGSEKNHSDHQISEAENASSKEREKSNSKSGSKTKMNCAVGNLPTEKFRNSVGRNKKGVHKYTSVMNKEARTKVNNECKPLAMQQEKIKPLNSSEKQVSDKLERSSWKEELQIFRRTPSLGKEFDSAKKDYQNVSKQELLSGKAGCTDADNMILPQKNERVFKMESLSKDKTEIGVAVKTKTDIHKIKNSEIVEIKHSEVYQGHKNKTGEENLGEEQNCRKQKDILGKGVEVNIRGKVKLSAEIKHKKLNSYRADAIKVPNFGNIDLKSRNHRYSQHKSIKTLPSQESSYKRKRKENMIGKKDPKKTKLEDERLKQSEANNSKQLLHNHMINTDKTKKSNGENGWKRKSSLTDHSVLKLQKKSGRSSTISKNYFSNKERHLDGQNKDKSSEKTFSDKNLLYLNRRNNRLKMYLQKEPKKHYLNRVAFKRTAQESIYLTKLETSPVRPVWHMKPKVSENSPDQKREASLSEDEKSHKLQVLEFKLCPEILFRNPATDEESSAAKNTLERDKSVVAGVKSKKEDWLKYDPVKQRKLEGTSAGEMTCDYPFQNKS